The genomic interval cagaatgtctttttttaaatagaggTCAGCGTTTGTATGTTTCTCCTGCAACGGTTAGTTTTGAGTGAAAACTGAGTTTGATATCTTGTGGTTTCTTGTTGAACAAGTTTACAACTGTTTGCTTTAAGATGTCGTTACAATCCTGAAACCGTGACcactgtattttgtttcttcttgaCATGCTGCTcgttaaaatccaaataaaaccgATGTCTTTTAATCTACTCTGCCTCAACTTGATGTGTCTTACACACAGATTTATACACTTTAAATTCTGCTGATTTAAATAtacagaaagtaaaatgttttatataatctGGCTAGTTGAGAGAAAGGGAAAATAAGGctgatgaaatattaaaatctaacACAAGACAAGAGACAGACAATagtgaaaatgatttattgaaatTACTTAAAGTTATAGGGTGTCTGCCTAAAACTATTTGGTATGATTTATCAAAATCgaagtgaagcagaaaaatatatgcaaaccTGAGtagaatctaaaaaaaaaaaaatacaaatattgaaTAAATGGATCAAAACTTAAGGCATAAATTGTGGATTAAATCAGTAAATATAGTCAAACCAAATATTAAACTTATAAAAGCTGCAGCAGTAAAACTCCTGAAATGAGATCAGAAAGAGAAAGTTTGAGGAAATATGCAGGAGAATACatgtaactaaaaaaataaaatcacatttacttGCGTGGACAGGTTGCACTTTCCATGATTAAACACCAGATGTCGCTGTTGCATTGGCTAGCGCACTTCTGCTTCTTAGAAGAAGCAGCGCGCTGTCGGATGGCAGCCCCATGCTCACCAGCTCATCTTTAATCtggaaaattatacatttatttaaactaaacaaCTAAAATTTATCACTTTGTTCAAACTTAAAAtggttttgcttttgcttccagtttaaacacaaaataatctgcataaactttgttttaaattattaaatgtagCAAACATTGGCCCTCAGGATGTTAGACTCAATCTGAAAATGAAGAGATTAACAGATTATATAAATTTGTACGCAAATTCAAAGAACATGATTTTGgttattcaagtaagagtagctctacgtaaacatatttttactcaagtaaaagtaaaaagtatttggtaaaaagccGACTCAAGTCCTGCGTAAgttatcatttaatatttaaaaatgacatcatcagacggaccgaaacataaagtgaaattgacattttgatattttaagtaCAAAAGTGACAGTAAGTCTTATAAGTAACTAAACAAATAacaatcaggcaaaataaatttttttctaaatcaggttcttttaataaaaaacttatgaaactttattaaaactgtaggtgtgtgtttgtcaggtgaatatttgattaaagcatgtttgtttgtcattcagtgggaagaaaatccagaagttttacttgagtaagaccagaaatacttcataatacaATTACTCAAGTAACGGGAtcctaaaggttttttttttttttcttttcaaaaaacttactcaagtaaatgtaaatttaactAGCAACCACCCAACTCTGTCGGTAACAATTTTACCATCATTACAAATTAAAACTCTTTATCTGCATCTATGTGCCAAATTTGTATCTTGTTTGAATGGCAGTCGTTGGGCCACACGAAAATCAGTCCAAATTCCAGGAAcggcccccgggccacactttggacacccctatTGTAAGTGATAAGAAATGGGGAAAACCAGCAACACTCTTTGTAGTTTTCAGCCAAAAACTCACCTTTTGCAGGACGACTTCGTTGACGCTCCCTCCCTGTGACAACGAGGACAAAACCTTCATGTTCACCCGAACCACCATCCCTAAAGGGCAGCAGGTTCAGAGTTAGAGTGGAGATTTGAACCGGCTCACACGTTTAATAAACAAGATTAGTTATCAGTTTCATCACAAAGTGAAGTGACAGATCAAGATGAGATCAGGGAGTTCACTCACCAAACTCCACTTGCACAATGACGCATCGAAGCTCAGAGTGATACTTCTGTGAACTGTGAAAAGAGAGAATTGATACAATGAACTGGAGACCAGCGGTGTGCAGAAACAGTGTTATTAAAGCTATAGCATCATTTGTAGTAGAAACGtgttaatacacttgaaataagacaaaactatgtTAAAAGTAAGACATGGgaggttgttttaagtaaataatttcttaattctaatgaaaaaataaaatttttattggcagataaattcacttataacaagacgaTTTCcccatattataagtgaaataatttgccaatagATCTAATactttttcctttaatatcAAGTAATTATTTAAGTACAACAAGCTCCTGATAAGTTACCTTTGTCTTAATTCAATTGCGCTAAGATATTTGTgttagaaactagacaaaaatccatgattgtgtgttttgtagAGCTGATATACAGGTTTTATTGTTGAGCAGAGAATCACAGTTAGctaagtttttgcatttttaatttaattaattttgtgaCCCTCCAGTAGTTTAAATTTGCTAGTTTTGGACACCACTGGTGTAGAGCACAGTTAACTTCCTCCAAAAAGCTGCATATAGATCTCCACATTTTGAGTATTTGAGCCAACTATTAGAACAGGAAACCAAATAAACTGTATATATTGAACAATTGAACCTAACTCCAGAGATTAATACACACTTTTCTTGTGCCCCTACATGCTTGAAGCAGGCAATAATTCAATCTAGACCAGACTTTCTCAAACTGTGCACCGGTTATTTGACGCAGCATGAGCTTAAAGTGAAACAATTAGCTTGGGAAaaggattgtgttaaaaataacaataagtgGCTTATCTCTGGGCCAttcaaagaaaagctgaagatagcagtggaaaaacaaacaaacaatgccATCGGCAGACAGATCAGGAATGTTTATGTTAAGATTTGAGCGCTATGAGAAAACTCTGAGAGTCTTTGACGACCCAGCAGTCAGTTTTTATCTCAAACAAAGAAGGATCTAGATCACGACCAAAAGAAAGAGATTCCAGATAAAAGTGGCTGAAGTTAATTTTCTTCAGAACTCTACCAAACAAGACAGAACCAAGTTCAATAACTAAACTATGTCTGTAGTGTAGGCTGACATTCAAATACTTTCAGTGTTTGTCCTGTtttcgagaaaaaaaaacaatcaaacacaGTTCTGAGGAGGGCGGAGCCACTGAGAGTGAGAGCTGAGCACCGAAAGGGAAAAAAGTGGAAACCTGCTCATTTGATGAAAGTCGGctctttttgttctctcttaTAAAGAAAGGATGCtgagatttaaataatttatgggctttatttcactaaaaataatatcCCTATTTATTGATCATCACattccacatatttttttttataaaaaattaaaaaatgctgcTGATACTCTATTAGAAGATACTCACTTCAGCGTTGCCTGGACAACGAAACAGATGGGGTGGTTCTCTCCTTCTTCACTAACTGATGGCGTCCATGTCAGAGTGAAGTTTCCTGATCCTGATGAATTCTTAACCACACTGGCCGGCCCGCTGAACAGCAGCTCAGAGATTCtttaagagaaaagaaaatgtacatttcataGAACAATGACATCATGTTGATATACTATCCATCATATCAAACCTTTGATTCATATTTCTGAAGTTATTGTTagtcaaaaacaaactattttgtttgattctttgttttgatttaacctttatttaattgaaaacagttgaaatattttttttttttgatgacaTTGACCTGTTATATTCTAGTAACAGGTTTAATacttgagattaaaaaaaattcaaagcagTGAGGAACTTCAGATGGCATTTTCAGTGAAACAGGGCGAAGCATCACTaggaacattttttgtttcaaaagtacCAATAAAATGTGCCAAATATCTACCATCAGTACCTGTTGATGCATATTTTACACATACCAAAGACTAAATTGGAAGCACTTTACCATATAGTGGTCAAAGTTATGCCACTTTTTTACTTAGCTAAATTAATATGTATGAATTTAGATAGGTTTGCTATTATTAAGCTTGTACCAAATAGACATTAGTAATACTAAAACTTATAACTGGTAAAAGAATTTGTACAAAAGGTACAACTGGATTTTGCATGAAGTATTTAAGGTTAagccacattttgaatggaggaGATGTTTTGGTCTTCACTCACGTAGCATTAGCAGCTTCGGCAGCGATGCTAATTTCCAGGGGTTGATTCACCTTGGTGAACAACCTGGCTCTGTTTGCTGGAGTTGGAGGAAGAAACTTTGGAAGAAACCATCCTTCTGTGCAGGATGGTACAACAGGATCCACTGTAATGAAACAGAGAAGCACCTAagtcaatgtaaaaaaacaaaaaacaaaaaaaacgatgCAGGTGATATAACCTAAAATCAATATATTGGGCGGATCACCTTGAACTGCCCATCAAGGTAGTTCAAATGTTAAATCTTtgggataaaacattttttcaaatgttttatcaaaCTACTTGTGTTGAAAGTGTGAAGTTTTAATTCTCATCTTTGCTGAACATAAATTGTCACCTTCGTTCACCTGGAAATGCctccctgctcctcctcttctgcCCGGCTGGTTAAAGTTATTATATGTGGCTCATTTGTGGGAAATCCTGGTATAAATGCTCCCATCATCGGGTTCAGAAGTATTGAAGCACTTTTATTAATACAGTACAACTACACACACGGTATCGGACATATCGGCGTTGACTCATCCCTATTTAAAGTCACAGTACCGCCCAAACTGCAACGTTGGTGCGAAGTTACAAGCTCTATTGAGAGTTTAAGACTCTTACCATGTAAAACAAACTGGAGTGGTATTTTGCTGATTGCCTGACTGgtggttttggtttctttaaCCCCGTCAACATGAGTCAATGTAATAGTTTGCTGTGGGAAATCCTCCAGCACCAGCTGCACTGCGTACGGACCTTCACTGGTGCTATTGGTTCTGTTGAAGGAGAGAGTGCAGGactgcacagaaaaacattgGTTTAGTCAGAGGACAAACCTGCGTAGAGGTGGAAGGTTTTACTGCTTGACACTCACTGATGACAGGTTTAGTATAGATGGAGGAGCACAAGGCGCACATTCATACAACGAGTCAGATCCAAATCTGCATTCCACGTTGTCTCCATCAGGGTCAAACGCCATCAAGTTGAAATCTCTTTGACAGTTTGAAGGAACCCTGAAAGACAAAAGTTACTGGCTGTCGTCTTCACTCAACGTTTCATTCTCATCCCAGCTTTTGTCTGTCAGCGTTGATCTGGAACACAAACGTCTTTATGTCTCGCTGGACCTGTCATCCTTCTGGTTTCCTCAAAGTTTCTGCCTTTCTCACGCTCAGTTCATGTTACCCTTATTTCTGACGTtctgactgttttattttatttaggtgttATCCATCTTCGTCTTTCTTCAAACTCACACATTCTCATCGTCAGcacaaaagcacatttttgtcAGTTATCCTCAATAAGATCAAAACATGATCTCACATTCCAATCAACTGACTGATCTTTGTAGTTGCTGTAAGTCGACTAACAGGTTCCTCAAAGAAGCTTCAGTTGAACTTTGGGATAAACAGTAAACATATTTTGAGAGTTCGTTACGTAtactgctcttttttttattttttagttattcGCAGTTATCTCTGTAAacttcatctaaaaaaaaattacactgcaaaaacaaaaagtccttCCAACTATtgctggtctagtttctagtaaaAATATCTCACTAGACTTGAagtaacacaaaactaacttacaagttacAATATAAAGGAGTTTGCTTccagtaaataattccttaaaattgatttaaaaaaaaaaatactaattccattgacagattatcattacaaaacattttccccttgttataattaaataatctctcaatggaactagaacattttcatcaatattaattaaacaagctcctatttcttgctgaaaggttacttgtaagttagttttgtcttatttcaagtctactaGGATATTCACTAtagaaactgcaacaaaaatacttgttaatatttattgtttttggagaGCAGTGAAGATGTGTACCTACCTCACTGCTGGAATGATGGTGCTCTGAGGGGAAACGTTTGGCTTTCTGGTATCTGATCGTATTCCCAGTTCCACAAAAGTCAAAGCTCTCCAAGACACAACATTATTTTGGATGTAATCTATCCAGTTGCCACCTGCAAACCTTTAGTGGAAAAAGAAACtcattatataaaacaaatatggtAATAAAGCTTCTTCTGAGTCttgaaaatgatcattttgcttttataaaaaagTGGTTCAATGTTCTTGTGCTTTCTCTGATGAACAATTTGCTGTTCCAGACAGAAGTTGATCATGAAAAATagaactaaaatgtattttttgaccaaagaaaatgacagaaaacccaaaaccaATCAATGACAACATTAtaactcaaaatatttcagttcatGACGTGAACGATTTACCCTCAAGATATAGGTAAACGTTAAAAGCGACTGCAATGCGTGTTTTTTAAAAGCTCCCTTACACAAGCTGGGTTAAAATGATTGGATAAATAACCGTAGTCATCGTTCCTTCTTGCTGACACCATTCACCGCTGGGCTCCATGTCGATCTTCTGCAGTGTGGGAGTCAGGCTCCCACAGTAAGGATAGCAGTACCAGAAGTCAAAGTGGCTGCAGGAGGTGAAGCCCAGCTTGTAGCGGAAACTCACCTGCAGAGTCAAAGGTAAAAAACgttcaaacaaacacaacccCACCTGTCGATGCTAATAAATGCGTTATTACGTACCGTTACGGATCCGTCTGTATGAACTTGCTTTGGGTAGTAGGTCATCATAGTGCCCAAAAAGTGAGTGGCGTGTGTgcagctgagcagcagcagcagcagcaccaagcGCAGCATCGTGAATGTTGGAGGTCAACAGGAAGaatgtcaaattaaatgaaCAACTCAGACACCTTGTCTTCTGCCACGCCTTTCTTAGTGACAATGAGCAGACAGGTTGGACAAgatctttgtcttcttttatctgctctgtttgcatttttgtttgaattcaCCAGCTTTTACCCTCAGGTGAAGCTCCCCAAACTTCTGCACCCCGTGGTTTCCTCTTTCCTTTGTTTGGTCCAAAGTTACTGGAAGACAGTGACTTTGGACTGTCTTGCAGtccaaagtgtttttgtctctcttgATGACAAAAAACATCTTGGTTTTTCTTTCGAACTCTCACTCTTTGGAAGAAGCGTGATCTCTGAGTTCTGAGAACGGTTTTACCCGGCAGAGAACAATGAAGAGAGTTTATGGTACTCCACCCAGAAAGGAGTTTTCACTCTGCGCCACATACCATCTGCAGCACAATGCTCTgctaaaaacacagcagagaacCGAATCAACTGTAACAAAATGCTCCACGGTGGTTCTGATATCAACCAGTCCacttaaaaaactttttaaatttgtcttgTATCCATGAATGTGCATCTTTCTACCTATACTTGTTTGTATGGAAGCTTCCCAGCAGATAAATGTTTTcctcaagtttatttttacttttttcaaacatttttactagatttatttttaggtttacaAACACATTTGCATAACAATAGCAACCAcacacaaagtttttattttaactgaaccTTTTTGATAGAGTGCATTAAATACATGAATGTGTTTTAATCAGGTGAAGTGTAGGAAAGAGGGGgggtttcttaaagagacagaggcccaatttccgAGAGCTTTTACTGgacacatttttctaaaagaacTTGGTTAAGTTTTGAATCTTGTTCACAGATAAACTCTtaatgattttctgtttctaaacaACATGTTTGTGACCTTTGCAGTTACCTCATCTGAccattttccatttccttttatGAATATCATCTCTcactttcagaaatgttcccCAAACCAGGTAACATCCTGGTCCGTCATGCAAATCCAGACCAGGACATTTTCCATGATTGGACCAGAGATTGGCTGGGGAAGTTTAACTGCATTTGCCTttgaaaactttagttttttcatcTGGAGGCTTTAACTCTGTCAACATGTTGCTgtctgtgttgctgctgctgttaatcAGCAGAGCTCTGCTTATTACGGTACAGTCTTTACCTACTCCATTGGAAACCATCCGCCAGGTGGATATCCAGTAAGTTGAGCTTCCTTATTAATACCATATCatattttattctggtaaaaaaaaaataaaaacaagatgtatTTATGAACTCTTCACTGTGAATCCACAGGCAGTCATAGACTTTAAGGCGAGCTTCAGCTCATGTGAAGAGTTCGACTCTCGGGTTTGTTATGGAGACTGTAGTTTATGCAGTTTATGCAGTTGATGAAATCAGAGGTGAATGGTGTCAGAAAGGATTTACTTGGAATTACTACCCTTCATATCTAGGTGTAAACAATGGAGAGTAAGTCAGcattaaaggaaaacatcttTTATTATGTTCATATTATTGTAACCTAGAACTCCTGCAGGACAGATTCATCGGCTGGGCTGATTAGGTTATAATCAGATGGCAGAAAATATctagttttgtctgtttttagagagagagagcgtTACATGCTATTACCAGCCAACCCACCACAACTACACCTCCACCAACTACATCTATAACTATCCTCACACCTACTACCAGTCTGCTCCACCAACTACACTCctaactatccatccatccatccattttctgaacacccttcatccctaatggggtcgggagggttgttGGTTCCTCTCcggctgcgtcccgggcgagaggcggggtacaccctggacaggtcgccagtctgtcgcagcactCCTAACTACAACCAGCCAAACCACAACATCTTCGCCAACTACACCTGTGGTCACAACTACAACCAACCAATCAATCCACCACAACAACTGCACCTCCTTCATTCTCCATCCTACAGTCAGTGATTGAACCAGGACTATGTAAGTTGACTTTAGAGAGCATCACCAAACCTGGTAAATGTAGACTGTTTCCTGAAGCCTTTTATTCTCAAATTTATGTCCCTTGGACgcatgaaaatgtgttttgaaattgtataaaaaagatGCACACAATAGCCACTATTCATAGTTCTTATTCAAATATTACATGGATGcatgacattttctgttttactttcatgaACATGATAAACTCCACAGTTACAGCTCCTGTTTCCCCTCCTGTTACAGCTGCACCCCTGGGTTAATTATCCTGGTGAATAGAAATGCTGACTCTCTGTGCTTCTAGATTATGTTTTGGCTCTAAATGCGACGATCTCCACCACACAGTCAATGAAGACTGAATCTGGAACCATCATAAACCTGGTCAGTAACCTCCTTcactttaaaatcaatcacaaCAGTTTCATTCTAGTCCAACAGGTTTAGCTGTTTCTGCAATAAACTGTTTCGTTTTCATTTTGTGGATTGAATAGTAAAAGTATTACTCTATCTTAAGAAATTGTGTAGAACCCATTTAGCCCAAAACTCAAATTAGATTTTAGCATGAAAATGTACTTTAGTTTTGTTCTGTGTGGCttataatttatataatgtatttttttattcagatcaAAGATGAGCTGATAAGACGAGGACTGCCATCAGACATAATTGTGGAGCAGTAAAATTTACTACAGTCGCCCCCTAGTGGCTAAACATGAGAATGAACTTGATCCTGAAATGTGACTTTATGTCTCTCGTTTTTCTTGAATCTCTCACCTGCATTATGGAGTTATAGTTATTTGAATCAATGAAAATGAAAGgttattattctttttgttcAATGTGAACAAAGACTGTAAAGCCAGAATACTCTGATAGAAATTGTTCACCAATTAATGCAAGCAATAAAATGTCCCTTGGCCTAATAACAGCATCAAGTCTTTTAAGGGGCAGATTTTGGATAAATAGATGGTATAATGAAAAGACACATTCTTAAATAGATTTCACAACATTTCACACTGTAACTGAAAAACATAATATccaatttccaaaataaataaacaaaacagcagaaacaacaaataaaataatttataaagtcTCTGAACAAACttgcccttcaaaaaaagggttagttgagaccaaaacaccagactggaGACTTTTGTTATGCAGTTTTTggtataaaaaaagagaaaaacaacaaatcatgcAAGTGGAAAGgaatttgcttttattcatcatgtgatgaattgattaattgattattacaaGAAGTTTATTCAGGCATTTGACTAAAATGCAACT from Gambusia affinis linkage group LG18, SWU_Gaff_1.0, whole genome shotgun sequence carries:
- the LOC122821010 gene encoding uncharacterized protein LOC122821010 — its product is MLRLVLLLLLLSCTHATHFLGTMMTYYPKQVHTDGSVTVSFRYKLGFTSCSHFDFWYCYPYCGSLTPTLQKIDMEPSGEWCQQEGTMTTVIYPIILTQLVFAGGNWIDYIQNNVVSWRALTFVELGIRSDTRKPNVSPQSTIIPAVRVPSNCQRDFNLMAFDPDGDNVECRFGSDSLYECAPCAPPSILNLSSSCTLSFNRTNSTSEGPYAVQLVLEDFPQQTITLTHVDGVKETKTTSQAISKIPLQFVLHVDPVVPSCTEGWFLPKFLPPTPANRARLFTKVNQPLEISIAAEAANATISELLFSGPASVVKNSSGSGNFTLTWTPSVSEEGENHPICFVVQATLNSQKYHSELRCVIVQVEFGMVVRVNMKVLSSLSQGGSVNEVVLQKIKDELVSMGLPSDSALLLLRSRSALANATATSGV